A region of Nocardioides alkalitolerans DNA encodes the following proteins:
- a CDS encoding carbon starvation CstA family protein, which yields MSTSTAAPPSRSSRPSPASIAVWVLVAVVGAACWTVLALSRDEEVSALWILFAALASYAIAYRFYARFIGRKVLKLDDTRATPAERLENGADFEVTDRRVLFGHHFAAIAGAGPLVGPVLAAQMGYLPGTIWIIVGVIFAGAVQDMVVLFFSMRRDGKSLGQMIREEIGVIGGTAALIAVFAIMIIILAVLSLVVVNALAESPWGVFSIGLTIPIALFMGFYLRYLRPGRVLETTGIGVVLLLLAIIGGGYVETWGLGEALTLDKETLTLLLVGYGFVASILPVWMLLTPRDYLSTFMKVGVIVLLAVGLVLANPVLSTDAVTPFASSGEGPVFAGKLFPFLFITIACGALSGFHALISSGTTPKLVAKERQVKMIGYGGMLMESFVAISALIAACVIDPGLYFAMNSPVGATGGDAASASEFVATLGFSITPEALNAAAASVEEELISRTGGAPTLAFGISQIFDTAFGGGLAAFWYHFAIMFEALFILTAVDAGTRVGRFMLQDTIGNVWPKFGDTSWKPAAWGASAVVVACWGYMLYVGVTDPLGGINQLFPLFGIANQLLAAIALTLCVTLFLKHGWLKWVWVPGIPLAWDLVVTMTASYQKVFSDNPAIGYFAQADATRTARDAGELRGAATNADQMDVIIRNSTTNGVLQATFALLVIVIVANAVVVWVKAVRAGSLPTTEVPAVPSEIVAPADFVATKEEKAELAAWEAERSTTVGTRS from the coding sequence ATGTCGACGTCGACCGCCGCCCCTCCGTCCCGCTCGTCCCGACCATCACCCGCGAGCATCGCCGTCTGGGTGCTCGTCGCCGTCGTCGGCGCCGCCTGCTGGACGGTGCTCGCCCTCAGCCGTGACGAGGAGGTGTCCGCGCTCTGGATCCTGTTCGCGGCGCTGGCCTCCTACGCGATCGCCTACCGGTTCTACGCGCGCTTCATCGGGCGCAAGGTGCTCAAGCTCGACGACACCCGGGCCACGCCCGCGGAGCGGCTCGAGAACGGCGCCGACTTCGAGGTGACCGACCGCCGCGTGCTCTTCGGGCACCACTTCGCGGCGATCGCCGGCGCCGGTCCCCTGGTAGGCCCCGTGCTGGCCGCGCAGATGGGCTACCTGCCCGGCACGATCTGGATCATCGTCGGCGTCATCTTCGCCGGTGCCGTGCAGGACATGGTGGTGCTGTTCTTCTCCATGCGGCGCGACGGCAAGAGCCTCGGCCAGATGATCCGCGAGGAGATCGGCGTCATCGGCGGCACCGCGGCGCTCATCGCGGTGTTCGCCATCATGATCATCATCCTGGCGGTGCTCTCGCTGGTCGTGGTCAACGCGCTCGCCGAGTCGCCCTGGGGCGTCTTCTCGATCGGCCTGACGATCCCGATCGCGCTCTTCATGGGCTTCTACCTGCGCTACCTGCGGCCCGGACGGGTGCTCGAGACGACGGGCATCGGCGTCGTGCTGCTGCTGCTCGCGATCATCGGCGGCGGGTACGTCGAGACGTGGGGCCTCGGCGAGGCGCTGACGCTCGACAAGGAGACGCTGACGCTGCTGCTCGTCGGCTACGGCTTCGTCGCCTCGATCCTCCCGGTGTGGATGCTGCTGACGCCCCGCGACTACCTGTCCACCTTCATGAAGGTCGGCGTCATCGTGCTCCTCGCCGTCGGGCTCGTGCTGGCCAACCCGGTGCTGTCGACCGACGCCGTGACGCCGTTCGCGTCGTCGGGCGAGGGTCCGGTCTTCGCGGGCAAGCTGTTCCCGTTCCTCTTCATCACCATCGCCTGCGGCGCACTGTCGGGGTTCCACGCCCTCATCTCGTCGGGCACGACGCCGAAGCTCGTCGCCAAGGAGCGGCAGGTCAAGATGATCGGCTACGGCGGCATGCTCATGGAGTCGTTCGTGGCGATCTCGGCGCTCATCGCCGCGTGCGTCATCGACCCGGGCCTCTACTTCGCGATGAACTCCCCCGTCGGTGCGACCGGCGGCGACGCCGCGTCGGCCTCGGAGTTCGTGGCGACGCTGGGCTTCTCGATCACGCCCGAGGCGCTCAACGCCGCGGCCGCCTCCGTCGAGGAGGAGCTGATCTCCCGCACCGGTGGCGCGCCGACGCTGGCGTTCGGCATCTCGCAGATCTTCGACACCGCGTTCGGTGGCGGGCTGGCCGCGTTCTGGTACCACTTCGCGATCATGTTCGAGGCCCTCTTCATCCTCACCGCCGTCGACGCCGGCACGCGGGTGGGCCGCTTCATGCTGCAGGACACGATCGGCAACGTGTGGCCGAAGTTCGGCGACACGTCGTGGAAGCCCGCCGCCTGGGGCGCCTCGGCCGTCGTCGTCGCCTGCTGGGGCTACATGCTGTACGTCGGCGTCACCGACCCGCTCGGCGGCATCAACCAGCTGTTCCCGCTGTTCGGCATCGCCAACCAGCTGCTCGCGGCCATCGCGCTCACCCTGTGCGTGACGCTCTTCCTCAAGCACGGCTGGCTGAAGTGGGTCTGGGTGCCCGGCATCCCGCTGGCCTGGGACCTCGTGGTGACGATGACCGCGTCGTACCAGAAGGTCTTCTCGGACAACCCGGCGATCGGGTACTTCGCGCAGGCCGACGCGACCCGCACCGCCCGCGACGCCGGCGAGCTCCGGGGCGCGGCGACGAACGCCGACCAGATGGACGTCATCATCCGGAACTCGACGACGAACGGCGTGCTGCAGGCGACCTTCGCCCTGCTGGTCATCGTCATCGTCGCCAACGCGGTCGTCGTCTGGGTGAAGGCCGTGCGCGCCGGCTCGCTGCCGACCACCGAGGTGCCGGCCGTGCCGTCGGAGATCGTGGCGCCCGCCGACTTCGTGGCGACGAAGGAGGAGAAGGCGGAGCTCGCCGCGTGGGAGGCCGAGCGCTCGACGACGGTCGGGACACGGTCGTGA
- a CDS encoding YbdD/YjiX family protein, with amino-acid sequence MSALRRAVAGVRWYLREFSGESRWDAYVAGCAADGTAPMSRREFERHRDHLREHSAQGRCC; translated from the coding sequence GTGAGCGCGCTGCGTCGCGCCGTGGCGGGGGTGCGCTGGTACCTCCGGGAGTTCAGCGGCGAGTCGCGCTGGGACGCGTACGTCGCGGGCTGCGCCGCCGACGGCACCGCGCCGATGTCGCGCCGGGAGTTCGAGCGGCACCGCGACCACCTGCGCGAGCACTCCGCGCAGGGGCGGTGCTGCTGA
- a CDS encoding DUF6461 domain-containing protein — MRTRGTDEVERLGELKSQCDAACLTVVPASLGVPALAAHWRIDLDAPVEVTADGPPYDPSGRTLHGYLWFIRAGDHTLVVEENGFRGDEDELLARLSAESGGARVASAFWNVNAVVRFGAAEGGRTVVPSEEVRYGEPTPPEAAELDDLLAPFRTLPEPPEEGPWIDPDVGPSWEGTAVAMLLRWTGVTLPEDLFDLEAHTVYLWSV, encoded by the coding sequence ATGCGGACACGAGGGACCGACGAGGTCGAACGTCTCGGTGAGCTCAAGAGCCAGTGCGACGCGGCGTGCCTGACCGTCGTACCCGCCTCGCTGGGTGTCCCAGCGCTGGCAGCGCACTGGAGGATCGACCTCGACGCGCCGGTCGAGGTCACCGCTGACGGCCCCCCGTACGACCCCTCCGGGCGGACCTTGCACGGGTATCTCTGGTTCATCCGGGCCGGGGACCACACTCTCGTCGTCGAGGAGAACGGCTTCCGGGGCGACGAGGACGAGCTGTTGGCGCGCCTCAGCGCGGAGTCGGGCGGCGCGCGCGTGGCATCGGCCTTCTGGAACGTCAACGCGGTGGTCAGGTTCGGGGCGGCGGAGGGAGGACGCACGGTCGTCCCGTCGGAGGAGGTGCGCTACGGAGAGCCCACGCCACCGGAGGCCGCGGAGCTCGACGACCTGCTGGCCCCGTTCCGCACGCTGCCCGAGCCGCCGGAGGAGGGTCCGTGGATCGACCCCGACGTCGGTCCGTCCTGGGAGGGCACGGCAGTGGCCATGCTCCTGCGCTGGACCGGGGTGACGTTGCCCGAGGACCTGTTCGATCTCGAGGCGCACACCGTCTATCTCTGGTCGGTGTGA
- a CDS encoding zeta toxin family protein, producing the protein MTSFPAPPDPAARQADHSDHSDLVVVGGVPGAGKSTVIASVAQAPGVAALDPDHLRAPVARRWPALPYRAYRWAVHTVHTVLAWAVVLVGPRLLRHWPGRAARVLLVHETATRHTRRRLLLRAAVRRGWRPTLLLVDATRDEAIAGQQARGRVVHPLSFDRHWSRWTDLRSAQILRQLDGAEEPWDTRLVPRGFAVPVLVATVGVGALTAA; encoded by the coding sequence ATGACGTCGTTCCCCGCCCCGCCCGACCCCGCCGCGCGCCAGGCCGACCACAGCGACCACAGCGACCTCGTCGTCGTCGGCGGCGTCCCCGGCGCCGGCAAGTCGACGGTGATCGCGAGCGTCGCCCAGGCGCCGGGCGTCGCGGCGCTCGATCCCGACCACCTCCGCGCACCGGTGGCACGGCGGTGGCCCGCACTGCCGTACCGCGCCTACCGCTGGGCCGTCCACACCGTGCACACGGTCCTCGCCTGGGCGGTCGTGCTGGTGGGTCCGCGCCTGCTCCGGCACTGGCCGGGGCGAGCGGCCCGCGTGCTCCTCGTCCACGAGACGGCGACCCGCCACACCCGTCGCCGCCTGCTCCTCCGGGCGGCCGTACGGCGCGGCTGGCGCCCCACCCTGCTGCTCGTCGACGCCACGCGTGACGAGGCGATCGCCGGGCAGCAGGCCCGCGGGCGGGTGGTGCACCCGCTGTCCTTCGACCGCCACTGGTCGCGGTGGACCGACCTGCGGTCCGCGCAGATCCTGCGTCAGCTGGACGGCGCCGAGGAGCCCTGGGACACCCGCCTCGTCCCGCGGGGCTTCGCCGTGCCGGTGCTCGTCGCGACCGTCGGCGTCGGAGCGCTCACCGCCGCCTGA
- a CDS encoding DUF2530 domain-containing protein, with amino-acid sequence MELRDEQPAQHEIGRRTYIVADVEPLDVDGVWTVQIGCALWGLAFVGLLPFYSRLAESDDVWVLWTCLTGLGLGLLGLEYCRRRRRTRADADGIDGADGADAVGAPATGD; translated from the coding sequence GTGGAACTGCGCGACGAACAGCCGGCCCAGCACGAGATCGGGCGGCGCACCTACATCGTGGCCGACGTCGAGCCCCTCGACGTCGACGGCGTGTGGACGGTGCAGATCGGCTGCGCGCTCTGGGGCCTGGCCTTCGTGGGCCTGCTCCCCTTCTACTCCCGGCTCGCCGAGTCGGACGACGTCTGGGTGCTGTGGACGTGCCTCACCGGGCTGGGCCTCGGGCTGCTCGGCCTCGAGTACTGCCGGCGCCGGCGACGCACGCGGGCAGACGCCGACGGCATCGACGGCGCCGACGGCGCGGACGCGGTCGGGGCCCCGGCGACGGGCGACTGA
- a CDS encoding cold-shock protein, whose translation MPTGKVKWYDAAKGFGFLSTDAGQDVHVRAEALPAGVTTLKAGTRVEFGIAQGRRGDQALQVRLLDAPASVSRNVARAARKKPDEMTTIVEDLITLLDRVGETYRHGRHPDARTAAPTAKLLRALADELDRSA comes from the coding sequence GTGCCGACCGGCAAGGTGAAGTGGTACGACGCGGCGAAGGGCTTCGGGTTCCTGTCGACCGACGCCGGGCAGGACGTCCACGTCCGTGCCGAGGCGCTGCCGGCCGGGGTCACCACGCTCAAGGCCGGCACCCGCGTCGAGTTCGGCATCGCGCAGGGTCGCCGCGGTGACCAGGCGCTGCAGGTGCGGCTCCTCGACGCCCCCGCCTCGGTGTCCCGCAACGTCGCCCGCGCCGCCCGCAAGAAGCCCGACGAGATGACGACGATCGTCGAGGACCTCATCACGCTGCTCGACCGGGTCGGCGAGACCTACCGCCACGGTCGTCACCCCGACGCGCGCACCGCCGCGCCCACGGCGAAGCTGCTGCGCGCGCTCGCCGACGAGCTCGACCGCAGCGCCTGA
- a CDS encoding DUF3027 domain-containing protein: MDGALARAVDVARAALLEQVPAADVGDHLGAVPEGDRVVTHSFSCRRAGYRGWRWSVTIARASRQRTATVDEVVLLPGDEAIVAPAWVPWNERVRPGDLTPGVLLPVDEDDPRLVPTYAFGDDVDETLDATLDEDDRGQVRRVAKELGLGRVRTLSVEGRDLAAERWYQGDGGPEAPIAKAAPDACTSCGFLVRLAGPLSTMFGVCANGNANDDGRVVSLDHGCGAHSEVRIARKNLPAPLPDPVVDELTLDDLERF, encoded by the coding sequence GTGGACGGCGCGCTGGCGCGTGCCGTCGACGTCGCCCGTGCCGCGCTGCTCGAGCAGGTCCCGGCGGCGGACGTCGGGGACCACCTCGGTGCCGTGCCCGAGGGCGACCGCGTCGTGACGCACTCCTTCTCCTGCCGCCGTGCGGGCTACCGGGGCTGGCGCTGGTCCGTGACCATCGCCCGCGCCTCCCGCCAGCGCACCGCCACCGTGGACGAGGTCGTCCTCCTCCCCGGTGACGAGGCCATCGTGGCTCCGGCGTGGGTGCCCTGGAACGAGCGGGTCCGCCCCGGCGACCTCACCCCCGGCGTGCTCCTCCCGGTGGACGAGGACGACCCGCGCCTCGTGCCGACCTACGCCTTCGGCGACGACGTCGACGAGACCCTCGACGCCACGCTCGACGAGGACGACCGCGGCCAGGTGCGGCGGGTGGCGAAGGAGCTCGGCCTCGGGCGCGTGCGCACCCTGTCGGTCGAGGGTCGGGACCTCGCGGCGGAGCGCTGGTACCAGGGCGACGGCGGGCCGGAGGCCCCCATCGCGAAGGCGGCGCCCGACGCGTGCACGTCGTGCGGCTTCCTCGTCCGTCTCGCGGGTCCGCTGTCGACCATGTTCGGTGTCTGCGCCAACGGCAACGCCAACGACGACGGACGTGTGGTGTCCCTCGACCACGGCTGCGGCGCCCACTCCGAGGTGCGGATCGCGCGCAAGAACCTGCCGGCCCCCCTGCCGGACCCGGTGGTCGACGAGCTGACGCTCGACGACCTCGAGCGCTTCTGA
- a CDS encoding MFS transporter yields MSTPYGDPPPPGQQPGQQPGQQPGPELPPVPADPGAGTSGGSGPAGTAGSGEAARPAEIAARTAKATGHGVAVVARATGRFGRFTFLQARRASHAEGAGDSGLSRLIELHAVNAAGDAAVAISLAGTLFFQVPTGEARGQVALFLGLTMLPFAIVAPLIGPFLDRFSHGRRWAIGGTMAIRAFLCWVLAGAVATESTWLFAAALGVLVSSKAYGVARNAAVPRLVPTGLTLVRSNGRVSLAGVVGAAVSAPFAGLASLAGAEWSLRYAFVVFVLATVLAILLPARVDSDAGETRLSLRTDESTQSMAKDPGNRRRAALRMPASVAFALRANCGPRWLSGFLTMFMAFLLTTNPFEGWRTEVLFALVVGAAGLGNTLGIALASLLKKVNPAITVVIALVAAATMATTAALFYSVLTLSMLGLTAGLAQSLSKLSLDSTIQHDVHERVRTSALARSDTTLQFAWVIGGFVGIAVPLDPGALGLWIAAAVLIAWAVFVLGTRALDASNRRPGRVDQAAAAPGPAPAPAPAPGPAPAPRPAPTAPYETDVPTQPYDAR; encoded by the coding sequence ATGAGCACGCCGTACGGCGACCCGCCCCCGCCCGGTCAGCAGCCCGGTCAGCAGCCCGGTCAGCAGCCCGGTCCCGAGCTCCCCCCGGTCCCCGCGGACCCGGGGGCCGGGACGTCCGGGGGGTCCGGGCCAGCCGGGACCGCGGGCTCGGGCGAGGCAGCACGCCCGGCCGAGATCGCCGCGCGCACCGCCAAGGCGACCGGCCACGGAGTGGCGGTCGTCGCGCGGGCCACCGGCCGGTTCGGACGGTTCACGTTCCTCCAGGCGCGGCGCGCGTCGCACGCCGAGGGCGCGGGCGACAGCGGGCTCTCGCGGCTCATCGAGCTGCACGCGGTCAACGCCGCCGGTGACGCGGCGGTCGCGATCTCGCTCGCGGGCACGCTGTTCTTCCAGGTGCCCACCGGGGAGGCCCGCGGCCAGGTGGCCCTGTTCCTCGGGCTCACCATGCTCCCGTTCGCGATCGTCGCTCCCCTGATCGGCCCGTTCCTCGACCGGTTCAGCCACGGACGGCGCTGGGCCATCGGCGGCACGATGGCGATCCGTGCCTTCCTCTGCTGGGTGCTGGCCGGGGCGGTGGCGACCGAGTCGACGTGGCTCTTCGCCGCGGCGCTGGGCGTGCTGGTGTCGTCCAAGGCCTACGGCGTCGCCCGCAACGCCGCCGTCCCCCGCCTCGTGCCGACCGGGCTCACGCTCGTGAGGTCGAACGGACGGGTGTCGCTGGCGGGCGTGGTCGGCGCCGCCGTCTCGGCCCCCTTCGCCGGTCTGGCGTCGCTGGCGGGCGCCGAGTGGTCGCTGCGCTACGCCTTCGTCGTGTTCGTCCTCGCGACCGTGCTGGCCATCCTGCTGCCCGCGCGGGTCGACTCCGACGCGGGCGAGACCCGGCTCTCGCTGCGGACCGACGAGTCGACGCAGAGCATGGCCAAGGACCCGGGCAACCGCCGCCGCGCGGCGCTGCGGATGCCCGCCTCGGTCGCCTTCGCGCTGCGCGCGAACTGCGGACCCCGCTGGCTGTCGGGCTTCCTCACCATGTTCATGGCGTTCCTGCTGACGACCAACCCCTTCGAGGGGTGGCGCACGGAGGTGCTCTTCGCGCTCGTCGTCGGCGCGGCCGGCCTCGGCAACACGCTCGGCATCGCCCTGGCGTCGCTGCTGAAGAAGGTGAACCCGGCCATCACCGTCGTGATCGCGCTCGTCGCGGCGGCGACGATGGCGACGACGGCGGCACTCTTCTACAGCGTGCTGACCCTCTCGATGCTCGGTCTGACCGCCGGGCTCGCGCAATCCCTGTCGAAGCTGTCCCTGGACTCGACCATCCAGCACGACGTGCACGAGCGCGTGCGCACGAGCGCGCTCGCCCGGTCCGACACGACGCTCCAGTTCGCGTGGGTGATCGGCGGCTTCGTCGGCATCGCCGTGCCGCTCGACCCCGGCGCCCTCGGGCTCTGGATCGCCGCGGCGGTGCTCATCGCCTGGGCGGTCTTCGTGCTCGGCACGCGCGCCCTCGACGCCTCGAACCGCCGTCCGGGGCGCGTCGACCAGGCGGCCGCTGCGCCTGGTCCGGCTCCGGCACCGGCTCCGGCACCGGGCCCCGCCCCTGCTCCGCGACCGGCGCCGACCGCGCCGTACGAGACCGACGTGCCGACGCAGCCGTACGACGCGCGCTGA
- a CDS encoding MFS transporter, translating to MSPTFRSLRNPNYRLYAAGGIVSNTGTWMQRIAQDWLVLAVAANGATALGITTALQFLPILLLSPYAGVVADRFPKRRLLQVTQIMMAAPSLALGVLAVTGTVEVWHVYVLAFVFGIGTAFDAPARQSFVSEIVDEDDLTNAVGLNSASFNAARLVGPALAGVLIAALGGGVEGTGWVILVNALTYLPVVAVLQRLDVAALHSPERTPRGPGAVREGLRYVRRRPDLMLVLAVVFFAGTFGLNFSITSALMVTEVYGRDSAAYGIVGSAVAVGSLSGALLAASRTTVRLRLVVGAALVFGTTVILSGLLPTYWTYVVFAPVVGLTALTMITAANARMQIATDAPLRGRVMALYMMIFMGGTPLGAPVIGWIGSEYGARWTLVVGGSATVLGVLLSLALLGHLRGVGGRVLTPLRRAGSLGPRVWDDQAVQRAVNSSDTPDRGGDSARGRFGGAGRRTITHHRRARQSVGH from the coding sequence GTGAGCCCGACCTTCCGTTCCCTGCGCAACCCGAACTACCGCCTGTACGCCGCCGGCGGCATCGTCTCCAACACCGGCACCTGGATGCAGCGGATCGCGCAGGACTGGTTGGTGCTCGCCGTGGCGGCGAACGGGGCCACGGCCCTCGGCATCACGACGGCGCTCCAGTTCCTCCCGATCCTGCTGCTCTCGCCGTACGCCGGCGTGGTCGCCGACCGCTTCCCCAAGCGCCGGCTGCTGCAGGTCACCCAGATCATGATGGCGGCGCCGTCCCTGGCGCTCGGCGTGCTGGCGGTGACGGGCACGGTCGAGGTGTGGCACGTCTACGTGCTGGCCTTCGTCTTCGGCATCGGCACGGCGTTCGACGCGCCGGCCCGCCAGTCGTTCGTCAGCGAGATCGTGGACGAGGACGACCTCACCAACGCCGTGGGGCTCAACTCCGCGTCGTTCAACGCCGCGCGCCTCGTGGGGCCCGCGCTGGCCGGCGTGCTGATCGCCGCCCTGGGCGGGGGAGTGGAGGGCACCGGCTGGGTCATCCTCGTCAACGCGCTCACCTACCTGCCGGTGGTCGCCGTGCTCCAGCGCCTCGACGTCGCCGCGCTGCACAGCCCGGAGCGCACCCCGCGCGGCCCGGGGGCGGTGCGGGAGGGCCTGCGCTACGTGCGCCGTCGGCCCGACCTCATGCTCGTGCTCGCCGTCGTCTTCTTCGCGGGCACCTTCGGGCTCAACTTCTCCATCACCTCGGCGCTCATGGTCACCGAGGTCTACGGGCGCGACTCGGCCGCCTACGGCATCGTCGGCTCGGCCGTCGCCGTCGGCTCGCTGTCCGGCGCCCTGCTCGCCGCGAGCCGCACGACGGTGCGGCTGCGCCTGGTGGTCGGAGCCGCGCTGGTCTTCGGCACGACCGTCATCCTGTCGGGCCTGCTCCCGACGTACTGGACCTACGTGGTCTTCGCGCCCGTCGTCGGCCTGACCGCGCTGACCATGATCACCGCGGCCAACGCCCGCATGCAGATCGCCACCGACGCCCCGCTGCGCGGTCGCGTCATGGCCCTCTACATGATGATCTTCATGGGGGGCACGCCCCTGGGCGCGCCGGTCATCGGGTGGATCGGGAGCGAGTACGGCGCTCGCTGGACGCTCGTCGTCGGCGGGTCCGCCACGGTGCTCGGCGTGCTGCTCTCGCTGGCCCTCCTCGGGCACCTCCGGGGGGTGGGGGGACGCGTTTTGACCCCTCTCCGGCGAGCCGGTAGCCTCGGTCCTCGTGTCTGGGACGACCAGGCCGTCCAGCGTGCCGTGAACTCATCCGACACGCCCGACCGCGGGGGCGACTCCGCGAGGGGACGGTTCGGTGGCGCCGGGCGACGCACCATCACGCATCACCGTCGTGCCCGGCAGAGTGTCGGGCACTGA
- a CDS encoding HAD hydrolase-like protein has product MAAPLVVGFDLDMTLIDTVPGFAATLEALGAELGVELPIAELTERLGPPLDVILGPYLPADRLAEAGDRFRALYPDLAVTSVPVLPGAHEALAAVRRHGGRTLLVTGKYAPNAQRHVDHLGLDVDHLEGWVWGVLKGRALREHGAQVYVGDHVHDVEGAHAAGVTSVSVLTGGCDEAELRAAGTDVVLPDLRAFPAWLDEHVLGLTG; this is encoded by the coding sequence GTGGCTGCCCCTCTCGTCGTCGGCTTCGACCTCGACATGACCCTCATCGACACCGTTCCCGGCTTCGCCGCGACCCTCGAGGCCCTCGGGGCCGAGCTGGGCGTCGAGCTGCCGATCGCCGAGCTCACCGAGCGGCTCGGTCCGCCCCTCGACGTCATCCTCGGCCCCTACCTGCCCGCCGACCGGCTCGCGGAGGCCGGCGACCGGTTCCGGGCGCTCTACCCCGACCTCGCCGTGACCAGCGTCCCCGTGCTGCCCGGCGCGCACGAGGCGCTCGCCGCCGTGCGCCGCCACGGCGGCCGCACCCTCCTCGTCACCGGCAAGTACGCGCCCAACGCCCAGCGCCACGTCGACCACCTCGGGCTCGACGTCGACCACCTCGAGGGCTGGGTCTGGGGCGTCCTCAAGGGGCGCGCGCTCCGCGAGCACGGGGCGCAGGTGTACGTCGGCGACCACGTCCACGACGTCGAGGGCGCCCACGCCGCCGGCGTCACCAGCGTCTCCGTGCTCACCGGCGGCTGCGACGAGGCCGAGCTCCGCGCCGCGGGCACCGACGTGGTGCTCCCCGACCTGCGGGCGTTCCCCGCCTGGCTGGACGAGCACGTCCTCGGCCTCACCGGATAG
- a CDS encoding MarR family transcriptional regulator: MPPTIQRVARTDAGLAAELRVSVMRLRRRLANEREPGNDLGIGVMAVLGCLLRNGELSVGELAAFERVQPPSMTRAVRKLEEKGYVARRSHETDGRLVLVSLTEEGRALVLADRRRRDEWLASRLRALTPEERATLRAAAPILDRLAAED, translated from the coding sequence ATGCCTCCCACCATCCAACGTGTCGCGCGCACCGACGCGGGTCTCGCCGCCGAGCTCCGCGTCTCGGTGATGCGCCTGCGCCGGCGGCTCGCCAACGAGCGGGAGCCGGGGAACGACCTCGGCATCGGGGTCATGGCCGTGCTGGGCTGCCTGCTCCGCAACGGGGAGCTGAGCGTCGGCGAGCTCGCCGCCTTCGAGCGGGTGCAGCCGCCGTCGATGACCCGGGCGGTCCGCAAGCTCGAGGAGAAGGGGTACGTCGCGCGCCGGTCCCACGAGACCGACGGCCGCCTCGTGCTCGTCTCCCTGACGGAGGAGGGGCGGGCGCTCGTGCTCGCCGACCGCCGCCGTCGCGACGAGTGGCTCGCGAGCCGGCTCCGCGCGCTGACACCCGAGGAGCGCGCCACCCTGCGCGCCGCCGCCCCGATCCTCGACCGCCTGGCTGCCGAGGACTGA
- the rpsL gene encoding 30S ribosomal protein S12 — protein sequence MPTIQQLVRKGRQDKVSKNKTPALKGSPQRRGVCTRVYTTTPKKPNSALRKVARVRLSSQVEVTAYIPGEGHNLQEHSIVLVRGGRVKDLPGVRYKVIRGALDTQAVKNRKQARSRYGAKKEKG from the coding sequence GTGCCCACCATTCAGCAGTTGGTCCGCAAGGGCCGCCAGGACAAGGTGTCGAAGAACAAGACGCCTGCCCTGAAGGGATCGCCCCAGCGACGCGGTGTGTGCACCCGCGTCTACACCACGACCCCCAAGAAGCCGAACTCCGCGCTGCGCAAGGTCGCGCGTGTGCGTCTGAGCTCGCAGGTCGAGGTCACCGCCTACATCCCCGGTGAGGGCCACAACCTCCAGGAGCACTCGATCGTGCTCGTCCGTGGTGGTCGTGTGAAGGACCTCCCGGGTGTCCGCTACAAGGTCATCCGTGGTGCGCTCGACACCCAGGCCGTCAAGAACCGCAAGCAGGCGCGCAGCCGCTACGGCGCGAAGAAGGAGAAGGGCTGA
- the rpsG gene encoding 30S ribosomal protein S7, with protein MPRKGPAPKRPIDVDPVYGSPLVSQLVSKVLIDGKKQVAQRIVYSALEGAREKTGTDPVVTLKRALDNVKPAIEVKSRRVGGATYQVPIEVKPGRSTTLALRWLVGYAKDRREKTMSERLMNEILDASNGLGAAVKKREDTHKMAESNKAFAHYRW; from the coding sequence ATGCCGCGCAAGGGTCCCGCCCCGAAGCGTCCGATCGACGTCGACCCGGTCTATGGGTCGCCCCTGGTCTCGCAGCTCGTGAGCAAGGTGCTCATCGACGGCAAGAAGCAGGTCGCCCAGCGCATCGTCTACAGCGCCCTCGAGGGTGCTCGTGAGAAGACCGGCACCGACCCGGTCGTCACGCTGAAGCGCGCGCTCGACAACGTGAAGCCGGCCATCGAGGTCAAGTCCCGCCGCGTCGGCGGTGCGACCTACCAGGTGCCGATCGAGGTCAAGCCGGGCCGCAGCACGACGCTGGCCCTCCGCTGGCTCGTGGGCTACGCGAAGGACCGTCGCGAGAAGACGATGTCCGAGCGCCTCATGAACGAGATCCTCGACGCGAGCAACGGCCTCGGCGCCGCTGTGAAGAAGCGCGAGGACACGCACAAGATGGCCGAGTCCAACAAGGCCTTCGCGCACTACCGCTGGTGA